In the genome of Deltaproteobacteria bacterium, the window CGCGACGAGGCTGATGATCTGGGTGCTGGCGTCGACGAAGCGGACCCGCTGGTTGGCCGAGATGTAGAGGTTGCCCGCGCTGTCGACCGTGACGCCCTCGGTGACGCCGAGCCGGGCGGCGGTGGCGGGGCCGCCGTCGTTCCAGCCGGAGGCCGCGGGGTCGCCGGCCACGGTCGTGATCACCTGGGTCGTGGCGTCGACGCGGCGGACGCGCTCGTTCTGTCGGTCGGCGATGTAGAGGTTGCCGGCCGGGTCGAGGGCGACGCGCAGCGGTCGATCGAGCTGCGCGCTGGCGGCCGGGATGCCGTCTCCGTTGTAGCCGGCGGTGCCGGTGCCGGCGACGGTGGTGATGATCCCGGTCCGGGCGTCGATCCGGCGCACCCGGTGAGCGCTGTCGTCGGCGAAGTAGAGGTTCCCGAGGCCGTCGACCGCGATCCCGGTGGCGGTCTGCAGGGTGGCGGTGGCGGCCGGGCCGCCGTCCCCGCTGGTCGAGGACGTCCCGTTTCCGGCGAGGGTGGAGATCATCCCGGTCTGGGCGTCGATCCGGCGGATCCGGGCGGCCTCACCGATGAAGAGGTTGCCGAGGCCGTCGACCGCGAATCCCACGGGGTTCCGCAGCGAGGCGCCGGTGGCCAGCTGATCGTCGCCGTTGTAGGCGTTGACGCCGGTGCCCGCGACGACGATGGCCGCCCCCGTGCTGGCGTCGAGGCGATACACCCGTTGACCGGGGGAGTCGGTGACGAAGAGGTTTCCGTGGCGGTCCATCGCGACGTTCGAGGCCTGGCTCAGCCCGACCTCGGTGCCCGCCGCGCTGCCCCCGATCCGGGTCAGGGCCGCCCAGGTGGTGGCCACGCAGGCATCGCAGCCGTCGGCCGGGTTCAGGTTGCCGTCGTCGCAGGGCTCGTCCGCGTCGACCACCGCGTCTCCGCAGACCTCCACCTTGCGGCAGTCCCCGCGGCAGCCGTCGCCGCTCGCCGTGTTGCCGTCGTCGCAGACCTCTGCCGCGGCGAAGATCACGCCGTCCCCACACACGTCCTGCAGGCAGCCGTGGCAACCATCGGTGTCGAGGGTGTTCCCGTCGTCGCACTCCTCGCCGGCCTGCACGATGCGGTCGCCGCAGACGGGCAGGGTGCAGGCGTTGGTGCAGCCGTCGTTGTCGACGTCGTTCGCGTCGTCGCACTCCTCGTCGGGTGAGACCACGCCGTTCCCGCAGGTGGTCACGGTGCAGTTCGCGTCGCAGCCGTCTCCGCTGACGAGGTTGCCGTCGTCGCAGGCCTCGGTCCCGGTCACCACGCCGTTGCCGCAGGCGGTCACGGTGCAGTTCGCGTCGCAGCCGTCCCCCGAGCTCAGGTTGCCGTCGTCGCAGACCTCGGCCCCGGCGACCACGCCGTTGCCGCAGGCGGTCGGGCGGCAGTTGCTGTCGCAGCCGTCGCCGTCCACGGCGTTGCCGTCGTCGCAGATCTCGGCCCCGGTCACCACGCCGTTGCCGCAGGCGGTCGCGGTGCAGTTCACGTCGCAGCCGTCTCCGCTGACGAGGTTGCCGTCGTCGCAGGTCTCGGTGCCGGCCACCACGCCGTTGCCGCAGGCGGTCGGCCTGCAGTTGGTGTCGCAGCCGTCGCCGTCCACGGCGTTGCCGTCGTCGCAGACCTCGCTCCCGCTCACCACGCCGTTGCCGCAGGCCGTGACCGTGCAGTTCGCGTCGCAGCCGTCTCCGCTCGTGAGGTTCCCGTCGTCGCAGATCTCGTCTCCGGCCAGCACGCCGTTGCCGCAGGCGGACACCCGGCAGCCGTCGTCGCAGCCGTCGCCGTCGATGTCGTTGCCGTCGTCGCAGGCCTCCCGTCCCGGGTTCAGCACCCCGTCGCCGCAGACGTTCGGCACACAGGTCGAGAGGCAGTCGTCGGCGTCCTCGCCGTTGCCGTCGTCACAGCCCTCGGCGAGGAGGTTCTGGATCCCGTCGCCGCACACGTTCGCGAGGCAGGAGGGGAGGCAGCCATCCCGGGCCTCCGCGTTGCCGTCGTCGCAGGCCTCGACCCCCTCCTGAACGATGCCGTCACCGCAGCTCGGCAGCCCGCAGCTGTTCCGGCAGCCGTCGGTGTCCACGCCGTTGCCGTCGTCACAGGCCTCGAGGGCGTGGTGGACGATGCCGTCGCCGCAGCGCGCCACCGTGCAGGAGGTCGTGCAGGCGTCGGTGTCCACGTCGTTGCCGTCGTCGCAGGCCTCGCCGGCCGAGACGGTCACCACGCCGTCGCCGCAGCGGGGGGCCACGCAGGCGCCGCTCATGCAGATGCCGTCCACCTCGCACTCGTTGCCGTCCGGAGCCCAGGCCGCGTCGTCTCCCTCCCGCACGACGCAGGGGTGGTCGGGCGAGACGCAGAGGCCGACCTCGAGGACGCAGAGCAGGCCCGCGGGGCAGTGGGCGGTCTCCTTGCAGAGCACCTGCACCTGCTCCGGCGTGGCCTCCTCGAAGGTGCAGCCGCCGACGAGGATGAGGATCGAAGATGCGAGCGCGAGTCGAGCGACCATGAAGCCTCCAGCAAGGTTTCCTGGGTCCCACGTCGTGTGGGAGCGCACGCTCGATAGTAGATCATCGGCCGGGCAGGTTTCTCGGCCGCCCCGCGAGCGCGAGCGAGAGAACCAACGCGAACGGCCCGACGAGGGAGCGCGGGGCTCTCCTCACCGGGCCGGTGCTGGAAGTCGGGGCTGCCGGACCGGCAGCCTAGCCGATGCCTCACCCACCCCCGCCGCAGGAGGGGGCGGGGATCTGGCCGCCGCCGCCGCCGTAGCTGCCCCCGCCGACCGCGAAGGCCGACATCTGGGGACCGGCGGGCTCACCGCACTCGGGGCAGGGGACGGGCTCCTCGCGCTCGGAGATCCGGCGGATCTTCTCGAAGGTGCGCTCACAGGGCTGGCAACGGTACTCGTAGAGGGGCATGGATCGAGGTCTCCTGCGGGCTTTGAGCCAGCTCCCAGGATAAGGATTCAGAGCTCGTCGGAAAAGAGGCTCCTCGCCCGGGGGTGGTGGCGGACGCTGGGGGGCGGCCGCTTCCGGGAGCGGAAGAGGTGGACGGCGAAGAGGCCGAAGACGAAGCCCCCGATGTGGGCGAACCAGGCGGTGCCGCCGCCCCCGGGGGCGCCGAGGAGCTGGAAGAGGAACCACAGGCCCAGGAAGAAGAGGGCCGGGATCTCCACCAGCCGGATGAAGACGAAGATCGGCACCAGGGTGAGAACCCGGGCCCGGGGGTAGAGCATCAGGTAGGCCCCCAGCACCGCCGCGATCGCTCCGGAGGCGCCGACCATCGGCACCTGGGAGGCCGGCTCCACCGCGATCTGCAGGCCGGCGGCGGCCAGCCCTCCCAGGAGGTAGAAGAGGAGGAAGCGGACGTGACCGAGGGCGTCCTCGATGTTGTCGGCGAAGACCCAGAGGAAGAGCATGTTGCCGCCCAGGTGCAGCCAGCCCCCGTGGAGGAACATGCTGGTCAGCAGGGTCGCCGCCTCGGGGAGGGGGGTGAGGGGGGCGAGCGCCAGGGAGGGATCGAGGAGCTCGGCCGGGCGCAGGCCGAAGGTCCAGATCATCTGCTCGAAGCCCGTCTGCAGGAGGAGCTGCCGGCCCCCCCCGGCGTCAGCGACCACCCCGGGCTGGGGCATTGCGACGAGCTCCAGCCCGAAAGCCACCACGTTCAGGGCGAGGAGCGCGTAGGTGAGGAAGGGGATGCGCTCGCTCTCGAGGTTGTCTCGCAGGGGGATCATCGCTGCAAAGCATAGGGATTCCTCTTGATTTTGGTAGCGTCCTCACCTATACGCAGCGCGTCAAAGTTGAACACCCCTGACATTCGCGTCGCGATCTGGCGCCGGGGGCGAGCGCGGCGACAGAAGCGGGACGGCGGGCGAAAACTGGAACCCCCCGGAAAAACGAAGAAAATCGAAGACGAGGCGGGGACGGCCGATCCCGGAGCCGGTGCTGGCACCTGGATTGCTCTGCGCATTGGTCGACAAAGCAGCGAAATCCCCAAATCGAGCAGTCGAGCACCCCGAAGAGAGACAGCAGCCTACGATGCCTTCCCATCACCAGCGGACCCTTCAGAAGAGGGTGGAGATCTCCGGCGTGGGGCTCCACTCCGGTGAGCAGGTCCACCTGAGCGTCTCGCCCGCCGCCGCCAACACCGGCCTGGTCTTCGTTCGCACCGATCTCGGCAAGCGCGTCGAGATCCCGGCCCGGGTCGAGAACGTCGTCGACACCCGCTTCGCCACCACCCTGGGCCGCACCGTCGACGGGGTCAGCGCGACGGTCGGCACGGTCGAGCACCTCCTCTCCGCCTTCGCAGGGCTGGGGATCGACAACGCCCGCATCGAGCTCGACGGCCCCGAGATCCCGATCCTCGACGGCTCGGCGGCGCCCTTCGTCTTCCTCCTGCGCGGGGCGGGCGTCCGGCAGCAGCGCGCCCTCAAGCGCTTCCTCGTGGTCCGCAAGACCGTCGAGGTCAGCGAGGAGGGCAAGCTGGCCCGGCTCTCGCCGGCCCGCGGCTTCCGGGTCACCTGCAGCATCGACTTCGACCACCCGCTGGTCGGCCGCCAGAAGCTGCGCTTCGACTTCTCCGACCGCGACTACCACCGCGAGATCTGCCGCGCGCGCACCTTCGGCTTCCTGGCCGAGGTCGAGGCCCTCAAGGCCGCCGGGCTGGCGCAGGGCGGCTCCCTCGCCAACGCCGTGGTCATCGATCGCTTCTCGATCCTCAACCGCGAGGGCCTGCGCTTCCCCGACGAGTTCGTCCGGCACAAGGTGCTGGACAGCCTCGGCGACCTGGCCCTCCTGGGGATGCCGGTGATCGGCCACCTCGAGAGCCACCGCTCCGGGCACGCCCTGAACCACAAGCTCTCCGCGGCGCTCCTGGCCGATCCCTCCGCCTTCGAGATCCTCGAGGTGCGTGAGCCGGCCGACGTGGGCCGCCTCGGGGTGCGCCTGCCGGCGCTGGGCCTGGCCGAGGCCAGCTAGACCGGGGACGGAAAGAAAAAGGGCGGGGCCCTTCACCTCTTCCCCCCAACTCGACGCCCCGCCGCAACCCCTACCTACGGGGTGCGGCAGGGATTGGCAAGCCTCGGATCAGCCGCCCTGCTTCTCGAGCTGATCGTCGATCTCCGGGGTCCAGCGCAGGATGGGGCGCCGGGCGGCCCGCGTCTCGTCCAGGCGCTCGCGCACGGGGCGGGTGGGGGCGGCGTGGAGGAGCTCGGGGCTCTCCTTCGCCTCCCGGGCGATCTGGGCCATCGCGGCCACGAAGGCCTCGATGCCCTCCCGGGTCTCGGTCTCGGTGGGCTCGATCATCAGCGCGCCGGACACGACCAGCGGGAAGTAGACGGTCGGCGGGTGGAAGCCGAAGTCGATGAGGCGCTTGGCCACGTCGAGGGTGGAGACGCCGTG includes:
- the lpxC gene encoding UDP-3-O-acyl-N-acetylglucosamine deacetylase, encoding MPSHHQRTLQKRVEISGVGLHSGEQVHLSVSPAAANTGLVFVRTDLGKRVEIPARVENVVDTRFATTLGRTVDGVSATVGTVEHLLSAFAGLGIDNARIELDGPEIPILDGSAAPFVFLLRGAGVRQQRALKRFLVVRKTVEVSEEGKLARLSPARGFRVTCSIDFDHPLVGRQKLRFDFSDRDYHREICRARTFGFLAEVEALKAAGLAQGGSLANAVVIDRFSILNREGLRFPDEFVRHKVLDSLGDLALLGMPVIGHLESHRSGHALNHKLSAALLADPSAFEILEVREPADVGRLGVRLPALGLAEAS
- a CDS encoding zinc ribbon domain-containing protein is translated as MPLYEYRCQPCERTFEKIRRISEREEPVPCPECGEPAGPQMSAFAVGGGSYGGGGGQIPAPSCGGGG
- a CDS encoding rhomboid family intramembrane serine protease yields the protein MIPLRDNLESERIPFLTYALLALNVVAFGLELVAMPQPGVVADAGGGRQLLLQTGFEQMIWTFGLRPAELLDPSLALAPLTPLPEAATLLTSMFLHGGWLHLGGNMLFLWVFADNIEDALGHVRFLLFYLLGGLAAAGLQIAVEPASQVPMVGASGAIAAVLGAYLMLYPRARVLTLVPIFVFIRLVEIPALFFLGLWFLFQLLGAPGGGGTAWFAHIGGFVFGLFAVHLFRSRKRPPPSVRHHPRARSLFSDEL
- a CDS encoding DUF4215 domain-containing protein; this encodes MVARLALASSILILVGGCTFEEATPEQVQVLCKETAHCPAGLLCVLEVGLCVSPDHPCVVREGDDAAWAPDGNECEVDGICMSGACVAPRCGDGVVTVSAGEACDDGNDVDTDACTTSCTVARCGDGIVHHALEACDDGNGVDTDGCRNSCGLPSCGDGIVQEGVEACDDGNAEARDGCLPSCLANVCGDGIQNLLAEGCDDGNGEDADDCLSTCVPNVCGDGVLNPGREACDDGNDIDGDGCDDGCRVSACGNGVLAGDEICDDGNLTSGDGCDANCTVTACGNGVVSGSEVCDDGNAVDGDGCDTNCRPTACGNGVVAGTETCDDGNLVSGDGCDVNCTATACGNGVVTGAEICDDGNAVDGDGCDSNCRPTACGNGVVAGAEVCDDGNLSSGDGCDANCTVTACGNGVVTGTEACDDGNLVSGDGCDANCTVTTCGNGVVSPDEECDDANDVDNDGCTNACTLPVCGDRIVQAGEECDDGNTLDTDGCHGCLQDVCGDGVIFAAAEVCDDGNTASGDGCRGDCRKVEVCGDAVVDADEPCDDGNLNPADGCDACVATTWAALTRIGGSAAGTEVGLSQASNVAMDRHGNLFVTDSPGQRVYRLDASTGAAIVVAGTGVNAYNGDDQLATGASLRNPVGFAVDGLGNLFIGEAARIRRIDAQTGMISTLAGNGTSSTSGDGGPAATATLQTATGIAVDGLGNLYFADDSAHRVRRIDARTGIITTVAGTGTAGYNGDGIPAASAQLDRPLRVALDPAGNLYIADRQNERVRRVDATTQVITTVAGDPAASGWNDGGPATAARLGVTEGVTVDSAGNLYISANQRVRFVDASTQIISLVAGSGTVDADGVPATSVLLSSIHQVAVDPAGNFYIAFNERLGRVDAATGVIDTVLGTLAYSGEGRFATATPAPVLDPSLTITPDGDLYFAPANEYLLRRIDGTTGVLTTVAGTGKRGFSGDGGPATDAELGQVSSLVSDASGNVYVGDGNTGRIRRIDAATGVIDTYVTVPMPNGLALDAAGNLYVARTLDRRVARVDALTQAVTTVAGTGSYGYTGDGGPATAARLGTIRDVAVDADGNLFISDEGYHVVRRVDPATGNISTYAGTGTAGFLGDGIAATSSNLNWPNGLAVDAQGHLYIGDSFNQRVRRVDAVSGLISSVTAGSGSFQDGGPSTASRVMGPRDVALDAGGNLFISEYNFQRIRRVDAATGIITTVAGVVAPYGVGPLVGARLASPVDLAVAPDKTLFAAGGTGTVEAAFTDTATLEVVAGRYPQISATSNLALYRSQTFGSVGGVAWDEDNQILYLSETSNHRIQAVTAVDSRDTTTWTVLPLANAAGAAGFADGPASGARFREPQGLFVDSAAQLLYVADTGNHAIRVIDLSADTVTTIAGTPQTLGFFGDGLPANQALLYRPASVTRCRNGDLFIADQGNNRVRRVEATSDLVSTVLGDGAAASSGQGSPAWAFSVDTPRGLGCDSFGNLYITSRTSIRLVLADDTGVVDGSGAVQTIFGAAPRTTYPATVSECLSGLVVLPTDQVQVTEACAGLLIELERAALP